The DNA window CCCATAAAAAAGCGCCCATAGGCTAAATATGCAGCAATGAAGAAGCCCCCAATAAAAATGAGGGTTCCCAGTAAACCAAATAAATGCATAGGCCGCTGCCCAAACCTGGTAACAAATGTGATGGAAAGCAGATCAAGAAATCCATTTACGAATCGTTCCATACCAAACTTGGTTGATCCGTACTTGCGTGCCTTATGCTCCACCACTTTCTCGCCAATTTTTCTGAACCCCGCCCATTTCGCGATCACTGGAATATAGCGATGCATCTCGCCATATATTTCGATGCTTTTTATCACATCCCGTTTGTATGCTTTTAACCCACAATTAAAATCATGCAGTTTTATTCCTGAGAACCAACGTGTGATCCGGTTAAAAAACCTGGAGGGAATTGTTTTGGTGATCGGATCATGCCTGCGCTTTTTCCAACCGGAAACCAAATCATAGTTTTCTTTGCTTATCATATCAAATAAGCCGGGGATTTCATCAGGGCTGTCCTGCATGTCAGCATCCATTGTAATAACCACATCACCTTGGGCAAGAATAAAGCCTTCATTCAGAGCCGCAGATTTCCCATAATTCCGCCGAAACTTGATTCCTTTCACATTCCCGGAACCTGCACTCAACTTTTCGATTACCTTCCATGAGCCATCGCTGCTTCCGTCATCAATCAAAATGACTTCGTAACTTAAGGCGTTTTCGCTCATTACCCTTGCGATCCAGGGCACAAGTTCGGGCAGGGATTCTTCCTCGTTGTATAGTGGTATTACTACTGAAAGGTCCATTAATATTTAGTTTCAACGGTTGGCTGAGATTCTTCAAATATACTTTTGGGTTTCTTAAAGATGGCAGCAATGATAAGTGCTACAACAATATTTACGATTATGCTGATATGAAGCGAACCAAATGCCTGCGAAACGGGTGATGGATCATCCATTTTTTCAATGATTCCGCTCAGGGCTTTATCTATCTGGTCGTCAGGAAGCCCTTGCTTGACCATAAAATTCTCAGTCCATGTTAGTTGTGCTTCCATAATATTGCGGATATAGTCCGGTTCGAAATACAGCAGGAACAAGTAGGTAAAGAAGCCTGAGATAATGGTTGAGAGGATCAATGCAATTGCAGCGAAAAGGAATGCATTTACAAATGTGATATAACCACCAGCTGTAGTCCTGTAGTTTTTCAAAGTGATCACAAGGATCAAAATGCTTATAGCAAAGCCAAGCATCAGTATTACAATAGGTTTCAGGATACCAACCGGCATAATCCCGAAAACATACAATAACATAAAATATACAATAGAAGCTATGCCAATGTACAAACCAGCTAGAGCTGCAGAAACTGATAAGGTGGGTGATTTTTCCATGGAGTTAAGTTTTGATTACAGGCAAATTTAGATGAATATCTGTAAGAAAAACCACATGGTACTAAAATTTCTTGATCCAGGCCATTTCAAAAAGAACTCTGAGCACGAATAATTCACAGTGGCATTAGATTTTCATTATGATTCATTAGCAATCGAAAAATATCAACTACTGTTTATTTTTTTTATCTTTGCCGCGGGTAAGTCTTATACGACCAGCTCCTGCTGAACTCCCCCAGGTCCGGAAGGAAGCAAGGGTAGGCGGTTGTAGCGGTGCGATATAATCGACTTACCCATTTTTTTATCTTTGAGCCTTATAAATGAATGCAGCCAGTATGTTACTCACAATTCACCCCGACAACCCAAATCCACGCCTGATTAAGACCGTAGCAGAATGCCTCAGCGATGGAGGTGTAATAATTTATCCTACGGATACCGTGTACGGTTTGGC is part of the Bacteroidales bacterium genome and encodes:
- a CDS encoding glycosyltransferase family 2 protein; amino-acid sequence: MDLSVVIPLYNEEESLPELVPWIARVMSENALSYEVILIDDGSSDGSWKVIEKLSAGSGNVKGIKFRRNYGKSAALNEGFILAQGDVVITMDADMQDSPDEIPGLFDMISKENYDLVSGWKKRRHDPITKTIPSRFFNRITRWFSGIKLHDFNCGLKAYKRDVIKSIEIYGEMHRYIPVIAKWAGFRKIGEKVVEHKARKYGSTKFGMERFVNGFLDLLSITFVTRFGQRPMHLFGLLGTLIFIGGFFIAAYLAYGRFFMGIYRMTERPLFYFGLLAMVVGTQLFLTGFIAEMIARNSNDKNRYQIEKRIG
- a CDS encoding DUF4199 domain-containing protein — protein: MEKSPTLSVSAALAGLYIGIASIVYFMLLYVFGIMPVGILKPIVILMLGFAISILILVITLKNYRTTAGGYITFVNAFLFAAIALILSTIISGFFTYLFLLYFEPDYIRNIMEAQLTWTENFMVKQGLPDDQIDKALSGIIEKMDDPSPVSQAFGSLHISIIVNIVVALIIAAIFKKPKSIFEESQPTVETKY